The proteins below are encoded in one region of Syntrophotalea carbinolica DSM 2380:
- a CDS encoding FecCD family ABC transporter permease produces the protein MTSAYLEHFRRKLLLLSLLIGTMLVGAVFAVSRGAYPIPIKGVFSALTGTADAATGVVITNIRLPRVIAAIVCGWGLSLSGLSIQSLLKNPLGSPSTLGISQGAAFGAAAAIVFWGSGMFSVTTFAFIGAMAATLVVLVLSGLKRLSSEAVILAGVALSSLFVSATILIQYLATETELAMVVFWAFGDVARSNWMEIGIMTGVVLLASLYLMAIRWDLNALASGEETAKGLGVNIGSIRVSGMVAAALVSAMATAFHGVIAFIGLIAPHMARRLVGDDHRLLIPFSSVLGALLLLTADTVGRLVIGSGALPVGVITSFLGAPLFLYLLVRGCR, from the coding sequence ATGACCTCCGCTTATCTGGAGCATTTCCGCCGCAAGCTTCTTCTGCTCTCCCTGTTGATCGGGACGATGCTTGTCGGTGCCGTTTTTGCGGTTTCGCGGGGTGCTTACCCTATCCCGATCAAGGGTGTATTCAGCGCGTTGACGGGCACCGCCGACGCTGCCACCGGTGTGGTGATTACCAATATACGATTGCCGCGGGTGATTGCCGCCATCGTGTGCGGATGGGGGCTTTCGTTGTCGGGCCTGAGCATCCAGTCCCTGCTTAAAAACCCGCTGGGTTCACCGTCAACACTCGGCATCAGCCAAGGGGCGGCCTTCGGGGCGGCGGCAGCTATCGTCTTTTGGGGCTCCGGGATGTTCTCGGTGACCACCTTTGCCTTTATCGGGGCTATGGCGGCGACCCTGGTTGTGCTTGTTTTATCGGGATTGAAGCGTCTTTCCTCCGAAGCTGTCATTCTGGCGGGGGTGGCCCTGTCATCCTTGTTTGTATCGGCAACTATTCTGATCCAATATCTGGCGACGGAAACCGAATTGGCCATGGTCGTTTTCTGGGCGTTCGGCGATGTGGCTCGTTCCAACTGGATGGAAATCGGGATCATGACCGGCGTGGTTTTGCTCGCATCCCTTTACCTGATGGCCATTCGATGGGACCTCAACGCTCTGGCCTCGGGGGAAGAGACGGCCAAAGGGCTGGGGGTGAATATCGGGAGCATCCGGGTGTCCGGCATGGTGGCGGCAGCACTGGTATCCGCCATGGCAACCGCTTTTCACGGTGTCATCGCCTTTATCGGCTTGATTGCGCCCCATATGGCCCGGCGTCTTGTGGGCGATGATCATCGTCTGTTGATCCCCTTCTCTTCGGTTTTGGGCGCATTGCTGCTGCTGACGGCTGACACGGTGGGCCGGTTAGTCATCGGTTCAGGAGCTCTGCCGGTGGGCGTTATCACCTCGTTTCTGGGGGCGCCGCTCTTTCTCTATCTGCTCGTTCGGGGGTGCCGATGA